A genome region from Vanessa cardui chromosome 24, ilVanCard2.1, whole genome shotgun sequence includes the following:
- the LOC124540272 gene encoding uncharacterized protein LOC124540272, producing MLVWIFLSIPVISAILDEDEFNIVRDDSEDCKICYGFDCTAFSKARCSYYGEVYNNFANIDDYEPGDNDLNEEIGNMILQYVEKASQGPYDDCLPLVSQYTNCNKENICVECEICSCDTHGKWNCSSIQQCVTDDRMVADHRTLTMVLEKVREYKHPHTNERFKRSINEINDSKKMSYEDILKWMYGIEDFEDDVKNKTSMTHKTNTNKNIVKGTTIVSKNQSTDTNSEPDFLNFNDLLKSVMRDDSYDATTNQNEAIFFKNNDPISFDLLKEIGIYNDTEANQLDKPSENADDKTTVPINTALTTSSTGDNDIAIFALNDVKENSLNIKKRDIPSDANDTNVLLPINFNNTIDKMEELQKNIVLSLNKIVNEKQNELEKLTNIKEKLILYLKSIGNISIPNDASNDSKNDENSILNLYQFERKLPQEDLRKHDTNILEKYLIKLKSDIHKVIRDIAGIQRLSNTSIPRDLIVLIRAMKYYVNKENKKLNKIKPHIDHNQKHLKNDTNKNSNNLVDIIISILEVLDKDAPTSDVLVTVSSNLRKILKRIIRTFYPDDFDGNSDAFNPNNILIYLTSIGTKWQNSIIEIEQSSIFERLYSLKSLHITLTKDILRMNNALKLMEFANNRRMTTNSEDLEEQVVFKLASDLQQMTNRLSQTRKLKPHQSLKNKNKNSVKKESLFQKIKKLLKSSKKKLRKLFHKNITKSEIVRQIAREKMDEINKKKMSEYEEIMQRWQNNLNVMSVRNKRSPGGFQNFMYKVKHIFSPRHSRSYKSNKQKNNKTRSKTTTKKIKHHGRGKKNTVTSTTTTKQVLLKKNKHHIQGQH from the exons ATGCTCGTGTGGATATTTTTAAGCATTCCCGTCATCTCCG CGATACTAGATGAAGACGAGTTTAATATTGTAAGAGATGACAGCGAAGACTGTAAAATATGTTACGGATTCGACTGCACCGCTTTCAGTAAAGCAAGATGCTCGTATTACGGtgaagtttataataattttgcgaATATAGATGACTATGAACCAGGAGACAATGATCTGAACGAAGAAATCGGAAATATGATTCTCCAATATGTTGAAAAAG CATCACAGGGGCCGTATGATGATTGTCTTCCCCTCGTTTCACAGTATACTAACTGCAATAAAg AGAACATTTGTGTGGAGTGCGAAATATGTAGCTGTGATACTCATGGAAAATGGAATTGTAGCTCAATCCAACAATGCGTCACAGATGATCGTATGGTTGCAGATCACAGAACACTGACTATGGTGTTAGAGAAAGTTCGGGAAT ATAAACACCCACATACAAATGAAAGATTTAAAAgatcaataaatgaaataaatgacaGTAAAAAAATGAGTTACGAAGACATATTAAAATGGATGTATGGAATTGAAGATTTCGAAGATGacgtcaaaaataaaacatcaatgactcataaaacgaatacaaacaaaaacattgtGAAAGGAACTACAA tagtATCTAAAAATCAATCCACTGATACAAATTCGGAACCGGATTTTCTAaactttaatgatttattaaaaagcgtGATGAGAGACGACAGTTATGATGCAACAACTAATCAAAATGAagcaatatttttcaaaaataacgaTCCCATCTCCTTCGATCTACTTAAAGAAATTGGCATATACAATGACACTGAAGCAAACCAATTAGATAAACCCTCTGAAAACGCAGACGATAAAACAACTGTTCCTATAAATACCG caTTAACAACATCTAGTACTGGAGACAATGATATTGCTATATTTGCTTTGAATGATGTGAAAGAAAACAGTCTAAATATAAAGAAACGTGACATACCTTCAGATGCAAATGACACAAATGTTTTACtaccaataaattttaataacactatTGACAAAATGGAagagttacaaaaaaatatagtactttccttaaataaaatcgtaaatgaaaaacaaaacgaGCTcgaaaaattgacaaatataaaagaaaagctCATTCTGTATCTCAAATCGATTGGAAATATAAGTATTCCAAATGATGCATCAAATGATTCGAAAAACGATGAAAATTCCATCTTAAATTTGTATCAGTTTGAAAGGAAACTGCCACAAGAAGATTTAAGAAAAcatgatacaaatattttggagaaatatttgataaaattaaaaagcgaTATTCATAAAGTAATAAGAGACATTGCAGGAATACAAAGGCTGTCGAATACCTCTATCCCTCGCGATCTAATTGTTCTAATACGAGCTATGAAGTACTacgttaataaagaaaataaaaaactaaataaaataaaaccgcaCATAGATCATAatcaaaaacatttgaaaaatgatACGAATAAAAACAGCAATAACCttgttgatattataattagtattctaGAAGTTCTAGATAAAGATGCACCCACTAGTGACGTATTAGTCACTGTTTCTTCTAACTtaaggaaaattttaaaaagaataattagaACTTTTTATCCAGATGATTTTGACGGTAATTCAGATGCATTTAATCCTAATAACATTCTAATTTATCTAACAAGTATAGGAACCAAATGGCAAAATTCCATAATAGAAATTGAACAAAGTTCGATATTTGAACGTCTTTATAGTCTTAAATCTTTGCACATCACGCTAACAAAAGATATTCTCAGGATGAATAATGCACTAAAGTTAATGGAATTTGCAAATAACCGACGAATGACAACAAATAGTGAAGATTTAGAAGAACAAGTAGTTTTTAAACTGGCAAGCGATTTGCAACAAATGACAAATCGATTATCGCAAACACGAAAATTAAAACCTCatcaaagtttaaaaaataaaaacaaaaattctgTAAAAAAGGAATCTCTGTTTCAAAAAATCAAGAAGTTGCTGAAAAGTTCCAAGAAGAAATTGCGGAAGTTATTCCACAAGAATATCACCAAGTCTGAAATAGTACGACAAATAGCGAGGGAAAAAATGGacgaaataaataagaaaaagatGTCAGAATACGAGGAAATTATGCAGAGGTGGCAGAACAATTTGAACGTTATGTCCGTGAGAAATAAAAGGTCACCTGGAGGGtttcaaaattttatgtataaagtaaaacaCATATTTTCACCGCGTCATTCAAGATCTTACAAAtcgaataaacaaaaaaacaacaaaaccaGATCCAAAACAactacaaagaaaataaaacatcacG GTCGCGGCAAGAAGAATACAGTAACATCAACGACAACAACTaaacaagttttattaaaaaaaaataaacatcatatTCAAGGACAACATTAA